In the genome of Takifugu rubripes chromosome 18, fTakRub1.2, whole genome shotgun sequence, one region contains:
- the mdfic gene encoding myoD family inhibitor domain-containing protein isoform X1 produces the protein MSKRSVLPPEGPGKGPQREPGPLASASQQDACEVESSGRTPSPRKPSSEGQGQMTEEKAHYPEPVRIQPQSGSQLNNNQICLPGDGADTPMLSNCNGTDGGSSRAHVCSCGGSRGGSGSGPGTSAAPSTAKTTTEQPRRQLSTPVSQRMQRKLKSSLSVNSDSSRRSKGSSTGSQKAPLPEDVSDCFLRGAGCRFLATQTLGFIAAMTLNVGACCFNCAMADSIRLCFDCDLSCVQLSCVQYTTAFLLLPALRSRLIAGAELYIQVNS, from the exons ATGTCCAAGAGGAGCGTCTTACCTCCGGAAGGGCCCGGGAAGGGCCCTCAGCGGGAGCCCGGTCCCCTGGCGTCGGCCTCGCAGCAAG ATGCTTGTGAGGTGGAGTCATCGGGAAGAACACCGTCTCCCAGGAAACCATCCAGTGAAGGGCAGGGGCAGATGACCGAGGAGAAGGCTCATTACCCTGAGCCTGTAAGAA TtcagcctcagtctgggtcCCAGTTGAACAACAACCAAATCTGCCTCCCCGGTGACGGGGCAGACACGCCCATGCTGAGTAACTGCAACGGGACCGAcggtggaagcagcagagcacaCGTGTGCTCTTGtggtggcagcaggggtggatCAGGATCGGGCCCTGGCACAAGTGCAGCGCCGAGCACAGCCAAGACCACGACGGAGCAGCCCAGAAGGCAGCTGTCCACACCTGTGTCGCAGAGAATGCAGAGGAAGCTGAAGTCCAGCTTGTCCGTCAACAGTGACAGCAGCCGACGCAGCAAAGGCAGTTCCACGGGCTCACAGAAAGCACCGTTACCAGAGG ATGTCTCAGACTGTTTCCTCAGAGGCGCTGGATGCCGTTTTCTGGCCACGCAGACTCTGGGCTTCATCGCCGCCATGACATTAAACGTCGGCGCGTGCTGTTTCAACTGCGCGATGGCTGATTCCATCCGTCTCTGTTTTGATTGTGATTTGTCTTGCGTCCAGCTCTCTTGTGTACAGTATACGACTGCCTTCCTCTTGTTGCCTGCTCTAAGATCTCGACTAATCGCTGGTGCTGAATTATACATCCAAGTGAATAGCTGA
- the mdfic gene encoding myoD family inhibitor domain-containing protein isoform X2 has protein sequence MSKRSVLPPEGPGKGPQREPGPLASASQQDACEVESSGRTPSPRKPSSEGQGQMTEEKAHYPEPVRIQPQSGSQLNNNQICLPGDGADTPMLSNCNGTDGGSSRAHVCSCGGSRGGSGSGPGTSAAPSTAKTTTEQPRRQLSTPVSQRMQRKLKSSLSVNSDSSRRSKGSSTGSQKAPLPEDCCVHCILACLFCEFLTLCNMMAAQASCGACTSEACCCCCCCTEELGDDCSCPCDMDCGIMDACCESSDCLEICMECCGICFPT, from the exons ATGTCCAAGAGGAGCGTCTTACCTCCGGAAGGGCCCGGGAAGGGCCCTCAGCGGGAGCCCGGTCCCCTGGCGTCGGCCTCGCAGCAAG ATGCTTGTGAGGTGGAGTCATCGGGAAGAACACCGTCTCCCAGGAAACCATCCAGTGAAGGGCAGGGGCAGATGACCGAGGAGAAGGCTCATTACCCTGAGCCTGTAAGAA TtcagcctcagtctgggtcCCAGTTGAACAACAACCAAATCTGCCTCCCCGGTGACGGGGCAGACACGCCCATGCTGAGTAACTGCAACGGGACCGAcggtggaagcagcagagcacaCGTGTGCTCTTGtggtggcagcaggggtggatCAGGATCGGGCCCTGGCACAAGTGCAGCGCCGAGCACAGCCAAGACCACGACGGAGCAGCCCAGAAGGCAGCTGTCCACACCTGTGTCGCAGAGAATGCAGAGGAAGCTGAAGTCCAGCTTGTCCGTCAACAGTGACAGCAGCCGACGCAGCAAAGGCAGTTCCACGGGCTCACAGAAAGCACCGTTACCAGAGG ACTGCTGCGTCCACTGCATCTTGGCCTGCCTGTTTTGCGAGTTCCTGACACTGTGCAACATGATGGCGGCGCAGGCCTCGTGCGGAGCCTGCACGTCCgaggcctgctgctgctgctgctgctgcaccgagGAACTGGGCGACGACTGCAGCTGCCCCTGCGACATGGACTGCGGCATCATGGACGCCTGCTGCGAGTCTTCGGATTGCCTGGAAATCTGCATGGAGTGCTGCGGGATCTGCTTCCCCACATAG